A genomic window from Lycium barbarum isolate Lr01 chromosome 4, ASM1917538v2, whole genome shotgun sequence includes:
- the LOC132638627 gene encoding uncharacterized protein LOC132638627 — protein MAAEEVLLLKLFDTCWFEQGILSTNTHRFSDDVQNNKALEENTHEIQESEENTHEIQESANLFGRSESDYCISLDNTNSITSFSPLGNSPTSVIITSNKVAEAVQMKDNKQKRRIKDKRGVKGIIRIRRSSSDLELEELKGFMDLGFEFNEEDKNSRLVTIVPGLQKWGNKAVDEEVENSTSKKKDIVQRPYLSEAWEILEKRKMIRKLVKWRFPAMHNEINMKDNLRFWAQTVASTFR, from the coding sequence ATGGCTGCTGAAGAAGTATTACTCCTCAAGCTCTTTGATACTTGTTGGTTTGAACAAGGAATTTTATCTACCAACACACATAGATTCTCAGATGATGTACAAAACAACAAAGCACTTGAAGAAAATACTCATGAAATTCAAGAATCAGAAGAAAATACTCATGAAATTCAAGAATCAGCAAATCTCTTTGGTCGATCAGAAAGTGATTATTGTATAAGCTTGGATAATACTAATAGTATTACAAGTTTTAGTCCACTTGGGAATTCTCCAACATCTGTGATTATCACAAGTAACAAAGTTGCAGAAGCAGTACAAATGAAGGATAATAAGCAGAAGAGAAGGATAAAGGATAAAAGAGGAGTTAAGGGAATTATTCGAATTCGAAGAAGCTCATCGGATCTTGAACTTGAAGAATTAAAAGGTTTTATGGATTTGGGATTTGAGTTTAATGAAGAAGATAAGAATTCAAGATTGGTTACAATTGTTCCTGGATTACAAAAATGGGGAAACAAGGCAGTTGATGAAGAAGTAGAAAATAGTACTAGTAAAAAGAAGGATATTGTTCAAAGGCCTTATCTTTCTGAAGCATGGGAGATtcttgaaaaaagaaaaatgattagaAAATTGGTGAAGTGGAGATTTCCAGCTATGCATAACGAGATTAACATGAAAGACAATCTTAGATTTTGGGCTCAAACTGTTGCATCAACTTTCAGATAA